From the genome of Arthrobacter russicus:
GCCAATCCGGACCGCGGCACACTGTCCGACCGGTCCCCGGGACGCGCCGATTTCACCGCGCGGCAACTGGTGAAGAACCGTTTCGACGTGAACACGTTCTCCGAATTGGCTGCCTATGTGGCCCGGGACGGTTCCCGGCTCGATGTGCTCGCCTCGGACACCGATCCGGCGGTCGCCCAGGCGTTCGACGACGCGGACTACCGCGCGGTGACCGAGATCCTGAGCCGTTATTATTCGATCGTGCTCACCGATTCCGGTACCGGAATGGTGCACTCGGTCATGAAGGGCACCTTGGAAAAGGCCGATTCGGTGGTCTTGGTCTCCGGCGGCAGCGTCGACGAAGCCAGGCTGGCCTCGGAAACCTTGTCCTGGCTGGAGGCGCATGGCCGGCAGGATTTGGTGGCCCGGGCGATCGTCGTGGTCAACATGTCGGCCGGCGAAGGCACCCTGGTCAATATCGAGGAAATCGAAGACCACTTCCGTTCCCGGGTGAAATCGGTGTTGCGGCTGCCCTACGACCGGCACTTGGCCGAAGGCAGCCGGGTGAGCTTGGACCAGCTCAAGCCGGCGACCCGGGCTGCCGTGATCGAACTGGCGGCGCTCGTGGTGGACGAGCTGCAAGGACTCTGAGCGGGGGCGAGAATTCGCGGCTCGGTCCCACCGAGTCTGCCCGCTGAGTGGGCCACAACCATTTTGTCCCACTCGAAATACCGACCCGGTGGGACAAAACCGTTGGGACACATCCAGTGCGCCAGCCAGGCGCATCTAACCGCTCGAAAACGAGAAGCCGCCCCGGATCAGATCCGGGGCGGCTTCTCGTCGCTCGACGGCTTGCCGGGGCTAGGCCGGCTTGGGTGCCGAATAAATGTCTTCGACCACCGCGGAGAAATCTTTGAGCACTTGGGCCCGCTTGATCTTCAGCGACGGCGTCAGATGCCCGGAGGACTCGGAGAAATCGGTCGGCACGATCCGGAAGGCCTTGATCGCTTCGGCGTGCGAAACCGATTCATTGGCCCGGTCCACGGCTTTCTGCACCGCGGCCAGGACCGTCGGATCGGTGCTGGCCTGCTCCGAGCTGATGTCTTTGGCCAGGCCATTCTGCCCGGCCCATTGCGGCAGGGCTTCTTCGTCCAGGGTGATCAGGGCGGCGATGAACGGTTTGCCCTCACCGACCACGACGCATTGCGAAATCAGCGCATTGGCGCGGATCTGGTCTTCCAGCTGCGCCGGCGCGACGTTCTTGCCACCCGCGGTGATGATGATTTCCTTTTTGCGCCCGGTGATCCGCAAGTACCCTTCGGCGTCGAGCTCGCCGATGTCGCCGGTGCGCAGCCAGCCGTCTTCGAAGGTTTCGGCGGTCAGGTCCGGCCGGCCGTAGTAGCCCCGAGCTACGCAGACGCCTTTGACCAGGACTTCGCCGTCGGCCGCGATTTTGACCGCATTGCCCGGCAGCGGTTTGCCGACGCTGCCGATTTTGAACTGATCGGGCCGGTTCACCGTGACCGGCGCCGTGGTTTCGGTCAGACCGTAGCCTTCGAGGATCATCACGCCGACGCCGAAGAAGAAGTGCCCCAGCCGTTCGCCCAGCGGGCCGCCGCCGGAGACGGCGTATTGCAGCTGGCCGCCCATCGCGGTGCGCAATTTGCTGTAGACCAACTTGTCGAAGACCGTGTGCTGCAGGTTGAGCCAGAACGGCACCTTGCCGTCCTGCCGGGCACGGGAATACGCGATGGCCACTTCGACTGCTTTGCCGAAGATCTTCCCTTTGCCCTCTGACTCGGCCTTGAGCACCGCTCCGTTGTAGACCTTTTCGAAAACCCGCGGCACGGCCAGAATGTAGGTCGGTTGGAAGCTCTGGAAATCGGCGAGCAGGTTCTTGATGTCCGGGGTATGCGCCACCCGGGCTCCGCCGGCGATGTTCATCACCGCGATGTAGCGGCCGAAGACGTGGGCCAGCGGCAAGAACATGATGGTCTGCGCGCCTTCGGTGACGACTTCGTCGCCGAGCACTCCGAGCGCATTGTCGGCGAGTTCCACGAAGTTGCCATGGGTGAGTTCGACGCCCTTGGGCCGGCCGGTGGTGCCCGAGGTGTAGATGATGGTGGCCAGATCCCGCAGTCCCATTCCGGAACGACGGCGTTCCACCTCGTCGTCGCTGATCTGCGCGCCGCCGGTGCGGAGCTCGTCCAGGCCGCCATCAGTCAACTGCCACAGGTGCTGCACCGCATCGAGGCCTTCGGAAGCCACCGCTTGGCGCAGGCCGGCAAGGTGCTGTTCGGCTTCGCCGAAGGCTGCGATCGCGCCGGAATCAGCCAGATTCCAGGCGATCTGGCTCGGCGAGGAAGTTTCGTAAATCGGCACCGAAACGCCGCCGGCGTACCAGATCGCGAAGTCCACCAGAGTCCATTCGTACCGGGTCCGGGACATGATTCCGACCCGGTCGCCGGGCTTGATGCCGGCGGCGATGAGCCCCTTGGCCAGGGCGACCACATCGGCGCGGAATTCGGTGGCTTTGATGTCCTGCCATTGTCCCTGCGCGTCCAGGACCGCGAACAGGGCGCGGTTCACCGGATCGCTGGCCCGCCGTTCCACGAAATCGGTGCAATTCGCCGTTTCCGGAATCTGGACGACGGGTGGTACGGAAATTTCCTGCACGATAGCTCCCTCGATATCTTCGGCTAAACCGAGTAGCTGTCCGCGGAAAGCTACTGGTCAGTAACATTAGTGTGCCACAGAGTCGTTTCCCAACCAACGCGTGCAGATCCCGGTAGGTTCCGCGACTGCGTTCTCCTAGAATGATGCCTGATGAGCAGCGAAATTTCGCCCCTTTGCGGGGAAACCACAACAGATCGTCCTGAAATCGTCAATCCGGCGGAGAGCCCGAATCTGGCGATCGGGATCGATATCGGCGGCACCAAGGTCGCGGCCGGGGTGGTTGATGAACAGGGCACCGTGCTGGCCGAGCTGCGCAGGCAGACTCCGGGCCGGGATCCGCGGGCGGTGGAAGCCACCATCGTGGAGTTGGTGAGCGAACTCGGCCGAGCCTATCGGATCGCTTCGGTGGGCATCGGTGCCGCGGGCTGGATGGACCTCAGCGGCAGCACCGTGTTGTTCAGTCCGCATCTGGCCTGGCGCAATGAACCGCTGCGGAGCAACCTGGAGCGGCTGCTCTGCCGTCCGGTGATGCTCACCAACGACGCCGATGCCGCGGCCTGGGCCGAATGGCGGTTCGGCGCGGGCCGAGGCGAGAGCCGACTGGTCTGCATCACGTTGGGTACCGGGATCGGTGGCGCGATGCTGATGGACGGCCGGATCGAGCGCGGCCAGTTCGGCGTCGCGGGGGAGTTCGGCCACCAGGTGATCATGCCCGGCGGGCACCGTTGCGAATGCGGCAACCGTGGGTGCTGGGAACAATATGCGTCCGGAAACGCCCTGGGCCGCGAGGCCAGGGAACTGGCCCGGGCCAAGTCTCCGGTGGCCCAGGAAATCCTGCGCGCGGTGGACGGCGACGTCGAGGCGATCACCGGGGCGGTGATCACCGAACTGGCCCGGCAGGGCGATCCGGCTTCGATCGAGTTGATCGACGACGTCGGCGGCTGGCTCGGCCTGGGCATGGCCAATTTGGCGGCCGCGCTCGATCCGGGCATGTTCGTGGTCGGCGGCGGGCTCTGCGAAGCCGGGGAACTGCTGTTGGAACCGGCCCGGCGCGCCTTCGGCCGGAACCTCACCGGCCGCGGGTTCCGGCCGGCTGCGCCGATTGCGCTTGCCGCTCTGGGACCGCGGGCCGGACTGATCGGTGCGGCGGACCTGTCCCGGAATCCGCCGCGCTGAGCCGGCACCCGCCGGCTCAGCCGACGGGCGAGCCGGGTGAGAGGGGCAGGGCTCAGACCTGGGCGCCGTCGTCGTCGTGGTCCCGATGGCCGGGCATCCGGTAGATCAGGTAACCGGCCGAACCGATGAAGGCCAGCACCAGTCCCACGATCGCGAACCACGGCAGGCCGCGCCAGAACATCGCGGCCAGCAGCAACGCGATCGGAGCGCCGACGGCGCCGACCCAGCCGAGCGCGATCGCCGGTTCCACCGTGGCCAGCGAGGCGGGTTCCGCCGGCACGAACTCGGCGTCGGAATCGTCTTCCGGCGGGCTGTAGTCCCGGGGACCGGCCATCGCTCCGGACACCGGACGTGGTGGTGGGGAGTCGTCGGCTTTGCTGACATTGAGCGGATCAAAGCGGCTGAAGCCGGCGCCGGCCGGGCGCGATGGTTCGCTGGCCGCGGCGGGCCCGACCGGGCCGTCCGGGGTTTCGGCCTGGCCGAGCAGCGTGCTGTCCGAGTCCTCTTTGAGCCGGGAGACCAAATCCGCCCAAACCTCGTCTTCGCTCGGCTCGTTCCGCGGTTCAGGAGTTGTGGACACCGGCCAGCTCCTTGAAGAAGGCGGTGGAACGCTCGAAGATTTCAGGCGCATCGTTGTCCAGGGTAGCCACATGGTAGCTATTCGCCAGTTTGACGATGTGCAGATCCTTGCTGGAAACCCCGGCCCGGATCCGGTCGGCCGAGGAGCCTGCCACGATGTGGTCCACGGTCGACTGGAAGACCATGATCGGCGCGGTCACCTTGGGCAGATTGCCGGCGGTGTCTTTGATCAATTTCATCAGCT
Proteins encoded in this window:
- a CDS encoding AMP-dependent synthetase/ligase, with the protein product MQEISVPPVVQIPETANCTDFVERRASDPVNRALFAVLDAQGQWQDIKATEFRADVVALAKGLIAAGIKPGDRVGIMSRTRYEWTLVDFAIWYAGGVSVPIYETSSPSQIAWNLADSGAIAAFGEAEQHLAGLRQAVASEGLDAVQHLWQLTDGGLDELRTGGAQISDDEVERRRSGMGLRDLATIIYTSGTTGRPKGVELTHGNFVELADNALGVLGDEVVTEGAQTIMFLPLAHVFGRYIAVMNIAGGARVAHTPDIKNLLADFQSFQPTYILAVPRVFEKVYNGAVLKAESEGKGKIFGKAVEVAIAYSRARQDGKVPFWLNLQHTVFDKLVYSKLRTAMGGQLQYAVSGGGPLGERLGHFFFGVGVMILEGYGLTETTAPVTVNRPDQFKIGSVGKPLPGNAVKIAADGEVLVKGVCVARGYYGRPDLTAETFEDGWLRTGDIGELDAEGYLRITGRKKEIIITAGGKNVAPAQLEDQIRANALISQCVVVGEGKPFIAALITLDEEALPQWAGQNGLAKDISSEQASTDPTVLAAVQKAVDRANESVSHAEAIKAFRIVPTDFSESSGHLTPSLKIKRAQVLKDFSAVVEDIYSAPKPA
- a CDS encoding ROK family glucokinase, whose product is MSSEISPLCGETTTDRPEIVNPAESPNLAIGIDIGGTKVAAGVVDEQGTVLAELRRQTPGRDPRAVEATIVELVSELGRAYRIASVGIGAAGWMDLSGSTVLFSPHLAWRNEPLRSNLERLLCRPVMLTNDADAAAWAEWRFGAGRGESRLVCITLGTGIGGAMLMDGRIERGQFGVAGEFGHQVIMPGGHRCECGNRGCWEQYASGNALGREARELARAKSPVAQEILRAVDGDVEAITGAVITELARQGDPASIELIDDVGGWLGLGMANLAAALDPGMFVVGGGLCEAGELLLEPARRAFGRNLTGRGFRPAAPIALAALGPRAGLIGAADLSRNPPR